The DNA segment GACCGCCGAGCACCTGATCGTGATCGGCCGCGGCCAGCTGATGGCGGACATGCCGGTGAAGGACTTCATCTCGGCCAACTCCGCCGATTTCGCCCGGGTGCGGACCCCCGACACCGAGCCGGAGCAGCGCGAGAAGCTGACCGCCGCGCTCGGTGAGGCCGGCGGGCAGGTCACGCCCGAGCCGGACGGCGCGCTGCGGGTGACCGGCCTGCCGCTCCCCCGGATCAGCGACCTCGCGCATCGCGCCGAGGTCCGGCTGTGGGAGCTGTCGCCGCACCAGGCGTCGCTGGAGGAGGCGTACATGCGGATGACGCAGGGCGCCGTGGACTACCGCTCGACCAGCGACCCGCGGGGCGGCCTGCCGGGCGCCCCCGCCGGGTACGCCCCGCAGGGGGCGGGCGGCCCGGGGTTCCCGGCCGGTCACCCCGGCCAGGTTCCGGCCGGGGTCCCCCAGGGGCAGCCGAACCCCTACGCCCAGCAGGACCCGTACGCCCAGCAGCCGCCCGGGGCCGCTCCGGGGCCGGGCTACCCGCCGCCCGCGCAGGCCCAGGGTCACCCGTACGGGGCACCCGCGTCCTACGGTGCGCCTCACCCGTACGGGCAACAGCCCGCCGCGCCGATGCCGCCCGCGGCGCCCGCCGCCCCCGCCGACCAGCCCATGCCGCACCACGAGGAAGCCCGATGA comes from the Streptomyces angustmyceticus genome and includes:
- a CDS encoding ABC transporter ATP-binding protein, giving the protein MIEAVGLTKRYGAKTAVHNLSFQVRPGTVTGFLGPNGSGKSTTMRMILGLDAPTSGRATIAGRPFRSLPNASRQVGALLDAKAVHGGRSARQHLLSLAQLSGIPARRVDEVLGVVGLQDVAGRRSKGFSLGMGQRLGIAAALLGDPQVLLFDEPVNGLDPEGILWVRNLMKQLASEGRTVFVSSHLMSEMALTAEHLIVIGRGQLMADMPVKDFISANSADFARVRTPDTEPEQREKLTAALGEAGGQVTPEPDGALRVTGLPLPRISDLAHRAEVRLWELSPHQASLEEAYMRMTQGAVDYRSTSDPRGGLPGAPAGYAPQGAGGPGFPAGHPGQVPAGVPQGQPNPYAQQDPYAQQPPGAAPGPGYPPPAQAQGHPYGAPASYGAPHPYGQQPAAPMPPAAPAAPADQPMPHHEEAR